A window of Alkalicoccobacillus plakortidis contains these coding sequences:
- a CDS encoding Ger(x)C family spore germination C-terminal domain-containing protein translates to MYDYVTVDVEKMTRQLKVTKTNDGDFEVNIELVLKIDANEYPGYHLYIRDTVKKLNTDLSQQLTREANDVLDKIKEANCDYLAIGRRVQAHHYSDWRNMEWKEMYPNIQMKANVKVEIITHGIIN, encoded by the coding sequence ATCTATGACTATGTTACTGTTGACGTCGAAAAAATGACTCGACAATTAAAGGTCACAAAAACAAATGATGGTGACTTCGAAGTAAACATTGAATTAGTTTTAAAAATTGATGCCAATGAATATCCAGGATATCATCTGTACATTCGAGATACCGTTAAGAAGCTTAATACGGATCTTTCACAGCAACTAACTAGGGAAGCAAATGATGTGTTAGATAAGATAAAAGAAGCTAATTGTGATTACCTTGCCATTGGCAGACGTGTCCAAGCTCACCATTACTCCGATTGGAGAAATATGGAGTGGAAGGAAATGTACCCGAACATACAAATGAAGGCTAATGTGAAAGTAGAAATTATTACTCACGGAATTATTAACTAA
- a CDS encoding PTS transporter subunit IIC, whose product MYKASAGVANAVLVTLAIGLLFETFGNFLGWNAFLTIGGIAKVLLAPAIGAGVAYQLGGNTLVIYSAIICSTVGGGAMKLTEFGMVMVTGQPISALIAALVATYVGKRVTGKTKLDLMAIPLAATLAGGITGVGAAAVATPLLTAMSAEITSSVQGSPILASSIIALAWSVLLMTPASSAALAIALQMDPVSSAAALIGCTAQFAGFTAMSLRQNDLGGFLAQSLVTPKVQFPNLVKNPRLVIPTFVASLICAPIATILFNFEATYELAGLGMNSLIAPLSILSTQGWSGLLIFLLMGVVVPIIISLSLYVVIKRLGWVKPNALHVEVQ is encoded by the coding sequence ATGTATAAAGCATCTGCAGGAGTAGCAAATGCGGTCTTAGTTACTCTTGCCATTGGATTATTGTTTGAGACATTTGGAAACTTTTTAGGATGGAATGCCTTCTTAACAATAGGTGGAATTGCAAAAGTTCTACTTGCGCCAGCAATTGGAGCAGGAGTCGCCTATCAGCTTGGTGGGAATACGCTAGTCATCTATAGTGCTATCATCTGTAGTACGGTGGGTGGAGGAGCGATGAAACTCACTGAATTTGGTATGGTTATGGTAACCGGTCAGCCTATCAGTGCATTAATTGCTGCACTTGTTGCAACGTATGTAGGAAAAAGGGTGACAGGAAAGACCAAGTTGGATCTAATGGCAATACCACTAGCAGCAACACTTGCAGGTGGGATAACCGGAGTGGGTGCTGCTGCTGTTGCAACGCCACTCTTAACAGCGATGAGTGCCGAGATTACAAGCTCAGTGCAAGGATCACCCATTTTAGCATCAAGTATCATTGCTTTGGCATGGAGTGTTCTATTAATGACACCAGCATCGTCAGCGGCATTAGCTATTGCATTGCAAATGGATCCTGTTTCTAGTGCTGCGGCTCTTATAGGATGTACTGCTCAATTTGCAGGATTCACGGCCATGTCGCTTAGGCAAAATGATTTAGGTGGGTTCTTGGCTCAGTCCTTGGTAACGCCAAAAGTCCAATTTCCTAACTTGGTGAAGAATCCAAGACTAGTTATTCCAACCTTTGTAGCTTCGCTTATATGTGCACCAATTGCAACGATTCTCTTTAATTTTGAAGCAACTTATGAATTAGCAGGACTTGGTATGAATTCATTAATAGCACCTCTTAGTATCTTGTCGACACAAGGTTGGTCAGGCTTATTGATTTTCTTATTAATGGGAGTGGTAGTCCCGATTATTATATCGCTATCTCTTTACGTAGTAATCAAACGTCTTGGCTGGGTAAAACCAAATGCACTGCATGTTGAGGTGCAATAA